The genomic interval agctgcggcggcgatgaggcGGGGGGCCCATGGGCGCACCATTggcctccatggccttggcccAGGTTTTGACGGTCTGCGGAGGCCGCGACGAGACGGCCAGCGGGCTGACGAAGATCATGACAAAAGTAAACACCGCCGCAGCGAGGAATAGGCCGAACATCCACTGGGAGGCGATCTTTGCCAGGTGCAATGGTTTGGAGATGTTCGATGGCAGGGCAACTAGATAGCTGCGTTAGTCTCTCTGCGGGTAGCTTTGCAGGGCGAGTAAACATACTTGTTGCGCCGGCCAACAGCTCACTGAGCAAGATATTAACCGGATTAAACGAGTAGAGCGTCTGCGGCTTCGAGCAATGCGTGATGCCCTCATTATCGTAACCCTCACAGAAGTTCCACAAGCCGACCTGGTAGAAATCGTGCAACCCGATCGTACGGGCGATGGAATTGATCAGGACGGCATTGGGCACGGAGACGGGGATGATGTTGGAGAGGTCGAGGTAGAGGAAATAGGTGTTGCGGAGGACAGGCTTGTCGGCGATGTTGGCAATCACGACCAGCACCAGGAAGACCCAGGCTACTAGGTACAAGAAGGACCGGACGCCGCGGTGCCAGTGGACAGTGGCATCGCGCCGGCGAGCAATGGGCCGGTCCGGGGATGACCTGCggaagaaggggagagagCGTTTGGAGCCATTGGCCACGGGAGTATCGGTCCCGTTGGGgttggccatgatggttgGTGATGAAGGATGGACGTGGAGGATGGTCagaagagaatgaaagaggaaaaaaCAAGATAGCCGGGAGTGCCCAAGGGTCTCGAGCGGGATGACGTTAGGCACCCACGAAAAGTTGGGAGCGGACCCGCGTGGACTGGTGTTGTTTTTTCCGTTGGTTGAATGGGTGGAGGGCTGGATGGAGTGATTAGCAAGGAGACTTACCTAGTTGACGGTTTGGCATGGTGAAATCGGCGGCGATCGGACCCGGACAGGTGAATGAGAGCGGTTAAGGATCCGCGTCTAGAGGTGAGGATCGTCAGTGGCTGCGGCAGACTAGCAGGAGAGCCCCACTGGAGCATCATGGCGGTGATAAGTCCTGCAGGACGAGGCTTGGAGGGTTTGCTTACGACTGGTCGGACAGGAGAGACAGATGCTCTGGTTGTAGCGATAGGTACCCGACACGCTCGGTTCGGTGTCTCTACCGGTCTATTTTTGGCTATCCTTGGGCATCCCAGGCCAGTTCCTGTGCCATCCCCGTGCCTGACCCCTTCGCTCATTGGCCAATGGCTCCCCACCGTGGCAAACTCCCGGAATTCGCTTACCTAACGCCTAACATGTTGCCGAACAAGAAAACGCAGGCAGCAGACCAGACAGTGTTTCCTCCTCGTGCGActgcttctctccctcgcttCCTCCCAGGCACCATGCGACTGCCATTACTAGTGCTGGCCCTCCTCGCGGGggtcgccatggctgccgaCGacactaccaccaccacctcctcagAGTCGGTGTTTACTTCGGACGGCAGCGTTGTGACGATGACCCCGACCTCCGTTCCCGTGCCCTCCGGGGAGTACATCACCTACGGGTCGACCATCATGGTCAGCAACGACACTTCCATCGTCTTATCTGGAGATGCTACCGCCACCGCGGCTACGGGTAATGCCACTGTAGTCACTCAGACCTCCGACGGGGTGACCGTCCTGGTAGGCGGCCACGGCACAACCACTCTTGGCAATGGCACGGCCAATGCTACTGCGAcggcgtcgtcctcgccgtcggcgtcCCCAGTGCAAAATACCCGGCCCTGCAACGACTACCCGGAGTTCTGTAATCGCAAGTATTCCAACATCACCATGGTCACCGCGCACAACAGCC from Penicillium psychrofluorescens genome assembly, chromosome: 5 carries:
- a CDS encoding uncharacterized protein (ID:PFLUO_007725-T1.cds;~source:funannotate), which encodes MANPNGTDTPVANGSKRSLPFFRRSSPDRPIARRRDATVHWHRGVRSFLYLVAWVFLVLVVIANIADKPVLRNTYFLYLDLSNIIPVSVPNAVLINSIARTIGLHDFYQVGLWNFCEGYDNEGITHCSKPQTLYSFNPVNILLSELLAGATIALPSNISKPLHLAKIASQWMFGLFLAAAVFTFVMIFVSPLAVSSRPPQTVKTWAKAMEANGAPMGPPPHRRRSFVLLRSLPFLILSFFTALFTIVASAVATVMWIIFANVFANADPSLNIKAHVGTQMFVFMWVASAFNFVAFIVQFGSCCASCCGGHKARKQLKAQGVNLREKGSPYREPKEHSEPHTPDHPETEGPSRAPADTEPHALSP